A region of Plantactinospora sp. BC1 DNA encodes the following proteins:
- a CDS encoding oxidoreductase, whose amino-acid sequence MRSGSWRWNPAERRVRSAFGGGDEVDLRGTTYPVRAEVLVELLTGGADRAGGRAGLRLRSARIVGRLDLRHAEITVPVSFGGCTFADVPELTEARAVNLVLADCALPGLRARLLELRGDLALLRCVVTGPVDLRDARIGGTVTLNGSRLADRSESAGEVFPPIDPGTALAAGRLTVTGNLHARQGFVADGQVWLGGAQVGGNLDLDGATLRHPTGAALSADRLTVAGSLTARYGFAAEGAVLLIHAQIGNQLNFHHGALRGAGAFALHLGGARAGSVWLTFAERPTGRVRLSGLQADSIFDDPRTWPAELDLIGCTYRLLIARAPSPPGEPSPPVPVSVRQRLDWLRRSPEGYTPQPYEQLAEVYRRSGQEAEARRVLLERQRRRRATLRAPGRLFGALVDGLVGYGYRTWLAAIWLVAFWALGTLSFALDPSVARNPAEAPERNAALQSLDLLLPIVNLGHDNAWKPVGGTEYVAALLVLAGWVLTTAVVAGLTRTLDR is encoded by the coding sequence GTGCGGAGTGGATCGTGGCGGTGGAATCCGGCGGAGCGGCGGGTGCGGTCGGCCTTCGGCGGCGGAGACGAGGTCGACCTGCGCGGCACGACGTACCCGGTCCGGGCGGAGGTGCTGGTCGAGCTGCTCACCGGCGGCGCCGACCGGGCCGGGGGCCGGGCCGGGCTGCGCCTGCGGTCGGCCCGGATCGTCGGCCGGCTGGACCTGCGGCACGCCGAGATCACCGTCCCGGTCTCGTTCGGCGGGTGCACCTTCGCCGACGTACCCGAGCTGACCGAGGCCCGGGCGGTCAACCTCGTCCTCGCCGACTGCGCCCTGCCGGGCCTGCGGGCCCGGCTGCTCGAACTGCGCGGCGACCTGGCGCTGCTGCGCTGCGTCGTCACCGGCCCGGTCGACCTGCGGGACGCCCGGATCGGCGGCACCGTCACCCTGAACGGCTCGCGGCTGGCCGATCGGAGCGAGTCGGCCGGTGAGGTCTTCCCGCCGATCGACCCCGGTACGGCGCTGGCGGCGGGCCGGCTGACCGTGACCGGCAACCTGCACGCCCGGCAGGGGTTCGTCGCCGACGGTCAGGTCTGGCTCGGCGGTGCCCAGGTCGGCGGCAACCTCGATCTCGACGGCGCCACCCTGCGGCATCCGACCGGGGCGGCGCTCAGCGCGGACCGGTTGACGGTGGCCGGCAGCCTCACCGCCCGGTACGGCTTCGCCGCCGAGGGTGCCGTACTGCTGATCCACGCCCAGATCGGCAACCAGCTCAACTTCCACCACGGCGCACTGCGCGGGGCGGGAGCGTTCGCCCTGCATCTCGGTGGTGCCCGGGCCGGCAGCGTCTGGCTGACCTTCGCCGAGCGGCCGACCGGGCGGGTCCGGCTCTCCGGTCTCCAGGCCGACTCCATCTTCGACGATCCGCGGACCTGGCCGGCGGAGCTGGACCTGATCGGCTGCACCTACCGGCTGCTGATCGCCCGCGCGCCGTCCCCGCCGGGCGAGCCGTCGCCGCCCGTGCCGGTCAGCGTCCGGCAGCGGCTGGACTGGCTGCGGCGCAGTCCCGAGGGCTACACCCCGCAGCCCTACGAGCAGCTCGCCGAGGTGTACCGGCGAAGCGGCCAGGAGGCGGAGGCCCGCCGGGTACTGCTGGAGCGGCAGCGCCGACGGCGGGCCACCCTGCGGGCTCCGGGTCGGCTCTTCGGCGCCCTGGTCGACGGCCTGGTCGGCTACGGCTACCGCACCTGGCTGGCCGCGATCTGGCTGGTCGCCTTCTGGGCACTGGGGACGCTCAGCTTCGCCCTGGACCCGTCGGTGGCCCGCAATCCGGCCGAGGCGCCGGAGCGGAACGCCGCACTCCAGTCGCTCGACCTGCTGCTGCCGATCGTCAACCTGGGGCACGACAACGCCTGGAAACCGGTCGGCGGCACCGAGTACGTCGCCGCGCTGCTGGTGCTGGCCGGCTGGGTGCTCACCACGGCGGTGGTCGCCGGGCTGACCCGTACCCTCGACCGCTGA
- a CDS encoding amidase family protein — MHQSAVPTRPRSAARLVVLATVLVSIAALVATSLGGPSEATGRHRPFPLDLERAGIPQIRAALDARRISSEELVQEYLERIRALNTNGPGLHAVRAVTRDAVAQAKRADQERRQGRAKGPMHGIPVLIKDNIDLAGLPTTAGALALEHSYPARDAFLVTRLKAAGAIILGKTNLTEFANFTTSGMPSGYSGLGGQVLNPYDVSQTPSGSSSGSGSAAAAALATVTIGTETSGSILSPSVANSLVGVKPTVGLVSRTGVVPIAASQDTAGPMTRSVYDAAALLSALTGIDPEDPVTETSAGVVGTDYTRALSTTALRGSRIGVASSPTGNQGALFTEALDVLRARGATVVPVTVNTGGLPPSILTYEFKRDLNAYLARLPRHAPMDTLDDVVRWNLAHADEGAIKFGQTQLVASNEVDLTDPVARAEYETNRDAGIAGARERIDSVLAAENLDAIVFVGSGSAGIGARAQYPSVAVPIGYDPANGRPVGISFLGTAYTEARLLALAYDYEQASARWRPPSQVNPSLFRCADFDDRESSCAP; from the coding sequence GTGCATCAATCCGCTGTGCCGACCCGGCCGCGATCCGCGGCCCGGCTCGTCGTACTCGCCACCGTCCTGGTCAGCATCGCCGCGCTGGTCGCCACCTCGCTCGGCGGCCCGTCCGAGGCGACCGGGCGGCACCGGCCGTTCCCGCTCGACCTGGAACGGGCCGGCATCCCGCAGATCCGCGCGGCGCTGGACGCCCGGCGGATCAGCTCGGAGGAACTCGTCCAGGAGTACCTGGAACGGATCCGGGCGCTGAACACCAACGGCCCGGGGCTGCATGCCGTCCGGGCGGTCACCCGGGACGCGGTCGCCCAGGCGAAGCGGGCCGACCAGGAGCGCCGGCAGGGCCGGGCGAAGGGGCCGATGCACGGCATCCCGGTGCTGATCAAGGACAACATCGACCTTGCCGGGCTGCCCACCACCGCCGGGGCGCTGGCGCTGGAGCACTCGTACCCGGCGCGGGACGCCTTCCTGGTCACCCGGCTGAAGGCGGCCGGGGCGATCATCCTCGGCAAGACCAACCTGACCGAGTTCGCCAACTTCACCACCAGCGGGATGCCGTCCGGCTACAGCGGACTCGGCGGCCAGGTCCTCAACCCGTACGACGTCAGCCAGACCCCGAGCGGCTCCAGCTCGGGTTCCGGCTCGGCCGCGGCGGCGGCGCTGGCCACCGTCACCATCGGTACCGAAACCTCCGGCTCGATCCTCAGCCCGTCGGTGGCGAACTCGCTGGTCGGGGTGAAGCCGACCGTCGGCCTGGTCAGCCGGACCGGGGTGGTGCCGATCGCCGCCAGCCAGGACACCGCCGGCCCGATGACCCGGAGCGTCTACGACGCCGCCGCCCTGCTCAGCGCGCTGACCGGGATCGACCCGGAGGACCCGGTCACCGAAACCAGCGCGGGCGTGGTCGGCACCGACTACACGAGGGCGCTCTCCACGACCGCCCTGCGGGGCAGCCGGATCGGTGTCGCCAGCAGCCCGACCGGCAACCAGGGGGCGCTGTTCACCGAGGCCCTGGACGTGCTGCGGGCCCGCGGCGCCACTGTCGTGCCGGTCACCGTCAACACCGGCGGCCTGCCGCCGAGCATCCTGACCTACGAGTTCAAGCGGGACCTGAACGCCTATCTGGCCCGGCTGCCCCGGCACGCGCCGATGGACACTCTCGACGACGTGGTGCGGTGGAACCTGGCGCACGCCGACGAGGGCGCGATCAAGTTCGGCCAGACCCAACTCGTCGCCTCGAACGAGGTCGACCTGACCGATCCGGTGGCGAGGGCGGAGTACGAGACCAACCGGGACGCCGGGATCGCCGGGGCGCGGGAGCGGATCGACTCGGTACTCGCCGCCGAGAACCTCGACGCGATCGTCTTCGTCGGCAGCGGGTCGGCCGGGATCGGCGCGCGGGCGCAATATCCGTCGGTCGCGGTCCCGATCGGGTACGACCCGGCGAACGGCCGCCCGGTCGGGATCTCCTTCCTCGGTACCGCCTACACCGAGGCCCGACTGCTCGCCCTGGCGTACGACTACGAGCAGGCGTCGGCCAGGTGGCGCCCGCCGTCCCAGGTCAACCCGTCGCTCTTCCGGTGCGCCGACTTCGACGACCGGGAGTCGAGCTGCGCACCCTGA
- a CDS encoding DUF397 domain-containing protein produces the protein MSYEPAWRKSTRSNGSSGNCVEVAANLPGRVLVRDTKDRDGGTLTFGPAAWRAFVSLAKSHG, from the coding sequence ATGAGCTATGAACCAGCTTGGCGGAAAAGTACCCGATCCAACGGGTCGTCTGGCAACTGTGTCGAGGTGGCCGCCAACCTTCCGGGCCGGGTGCTGGTCCGGGACACCAAGGACCGCGACGGCGGGACGTTGACCTTCGGCCCGGCCGCCTGGCGGGCGTTCGTCAGCCTGGCGAAGTCGCACGGCTGA
- a CDS encoding DUF6458 family protein, with the protein MGIGTSIFLIALGAILTFALNVSVGGLDLDVVGWILMAAGVLGLIMTMVIWNNRRRSVVTTTEPTEYRQVTTTEPTEYRRVEERRDVLPPR; encoded by the coding sequence ATGGGTATCGGCACCAGCATCTTCCTGATCGCGCTCGGTGCGATCCTCACCTTCGCCCTGAACGTCAGCGTCGGCGGTCTGGACCTGGACGTGGTCGGCTGGATCCTGATGGCGGCCGGCGTACTGGGCCTGATCATGACCATGGTGATCTGGAACAACCGGCGCCGGTCGGTGGTGACCACCACCGAGCCGACCGAGTACCGCCAGGTCACCACGACCGAGCCGACCGAGTACCGGCGGGTGGAGGAGCGGCGCGACGTGCTGCCGCCCCGGTAG
- a CDS encoding ABC transporter ATP-binding protein → MARRLGRIVESGSDSWRCWLEPTRTNVRQRVADRAAEDRAAEDRSAEDRAAEDRADAGRADGEDDPAALPELADAGWMHHGAAFAETSFWAVARRLPAIIREAVLLAWRVSRADTLAAIGLNIVAGMMITFGLLATSTVLRELFASGPTPDRVRSAAPGLAVAALAVMAKGGLTIAAGWAQARLAPQINYRVELRLFEATTAVDLAAFDDAGFAEEMDRARDRGMTEAASIVDDTVNLITGLVGVAATAAAVTVIQPLLLPCLLVAAVPSAVTAVRIARREYIALLARITRRRRLWMLATLMANRHTAVEVRTYQMRGFLLGEYRRVMTMETRAQLRLVRSQTSTRVGGGSIAGLATFAVYAVLGWLLLAGVVPLAAAATALLALQAARTSLGNTVHATNRLYEDALYYRDFLTFLERADGRTRGGGGAAVAGFDEIEVDEVSLHYPDTERPAVDRVSLTVRRGEVIALVGENGSGKTTLAKLLAGLYQPTGGAIRWDGVDIGTLDPGAVGAQVAVLSQDWWKFPFTARQNITIGRYDRPEEAGPSVVAAATAASAHEMVSGLPRGYDTLLDRSFRDGHDLSGGQWQRLVAARGLYREGRLLICDEPSAALDARAEHALFQQLRRHPDRTIVLITHRLANVRHADRIYVMRDGRLIEQGDHDQLVEAGGLYRELFDLQASGYTE, encoded by the coding sequence ATGGCGCGACGCCTGGGGCGGATCGTCGAGAGCGGTTCGGATTCCTGGAGGTGCTGGTTGGAGCCGACGAGGACGAACGTACGCCAGCGGGTGGCCGACCGGGCAGCGGAAGATCGCGCGGCGGAGGATCGGTCAGCGGAGGATCGGGCAGCGGAAGATCGCGCGGACGCCGGCCGGGCGGACGGCGAGGACGATCCGGCGGCGCTGCCGGAGCTGGCCGACGCCGGCTGGATGCACCACGGCGCCGCCTTCGCCGAGACGAGTTTCTGGGCGGTGGCCCGCCGACTGCCGGCGATCATCCGGGAGGCGGTACTGCTGGCCTGGCGGGTCAGCCGGGCCGACACGCTGGCCGCGATCGGCCTCAACATCGTCGCCGGCATGATGATCACGTTCGGTCTGCTGGCCACCAGCACCGTACTGCGGGAACTCTTCGCCTCGGGGCCGACCCCGGACCGGGTCCGCTCGGCCGCGCCCGGCCTGGCGGTGGCGGCGCTGGCGGTGATGGCCAAGGGCGGCCTGACCATCGCGGCCGGCTGGGCCCAGGCCCGGCTCGCCCCGCAGATCAACTACCGGGTCGAGCTGCGGCTCTTCGAGGCGACCACCGCGGTCGACCTGGCCGCCTTCGACGACGCCGGCTTCGCCGAGGAGATGGACCGGGCCCGGGACCGGGGCATGACCGAGGCGGCGTCGATCGTCGACGACACCGTCAACCTGATCACCGGCCTGGTCGGGGTGGCCGCCACCGCCGCCGCCGTGACGGTCATCCAGCCACTGCTGCTGCCCTGCCTGCTGGTCGCGGCGGTGCCGTCGGCGGTGACCGCGGTCCGGATCGCCCGCCGGGAGTACATCGCGCTGCTGGCCCGGATCACCCGGCGACGCCGGCTCTGGATGCTCGCCACCCTGATGGCGAACCGGCACACCGCGGTCGAGGTGCGGACGTACCAGATGCGGGGGTTCCTGCTCGGCGAGTACCGCCGGGTGATGACCATGGAGACCCGGGCCCAGCTCCGGCTGGTCCGGTCGCAGACCTCGACCCGGGTGGGCGGTGGTTCGATCGCCGGGCTGGCCACCTTCGCGGTCTACGCCGTACTCGGCTGGCTGCTGCTGGCCGGCGTGGTGCCGCTGGCCGCCGCCGCGACCGCGCTGCTGGCGCTCCAGGCCGCCCGGACCAGCCTGGGCAACACGGTGCACGCCACCAACCGGCTGTACGAGGACGCGCTCTACTACCGCGACTTCCTGACCTTCCTGGAGCGGGCCGACGGGCGTACCCGGGGCGGAGGCGGCGCGGCGGTCGCCGGCTTCGACGAGATCGAGGTCGACGAGGTCAGCCTGCACTACCCGGACACCGAGCGGCCGGCGGTGGACCGGGTCAGCCTGACCGTACGCCGGGGTGAGGTGATCGCCCTGGTCGGCGAGAACGGCTCCGGCAAGACGACCCTGGCCAAGCTGCTCGCCGGGCTCTACCAGCCGACCGGTGGGGCGATCCGCTGGGACGGGGTGGACATCGGCACCCTCGACCCGGGTGCCGTCGGCGCGCAGGTGGCGGTGCTGAGCCAGGACTGGTGGAAGTTCCCGTTCACCGCCCGGCAGAACATCACGATCGGCCGGTACGACCGGCCCGAGGAGGCCGGGCCCTCCGTGGTGGCGGCGGCGACGGCCGCCTCCGCGCACGAGATGGTCAGCGGGTTGCCGCGCGGCTACGACACGCTGCTGGACCGCAGCTTCCGGGACGGTCACGACCTCTCCGGCGGCCAGTGGCAGCGGCTGGTGGCGGCCCGGGGACTCTATCGGGAGGGTCGGCTGCTGATCTGCGACGAGCCGTCCGCCGCGCTCGACGCCCGGGCCGAGCACGCGCTCTTCCAGCAGCTCCGCCGGCACCCGGACCGGACGATCGTGCTGATCACCCACCGGCTGGCCAACGTGCGGCACGCCGACCGGATCTACGTGATGCGGGACGGCCGGTTGATCGAGCAGGGCGACCACGACCAGCTCGTCGAGGCCGGCGGGCTCTATCGGGAACTCTTCGACCTCCAGGCCAGCGGCTACACGGAGTGA
- a CDS encoding MFS transporter, producing MTIGGQRVARGGGPVHRFYSVAVFVVLASLDNVAIGLVPPLYGSIAPALDVGVGAVGAVTATSFLVSAVAAVGWAYVGDRTNRKPLLMVGTLLWAAGTAGSALAPSYLAFFGAQLLAAIGLGAVGSVGFSVVTDLVSPRRRGLVLSFWGLSQGVGTLAGTLVGGVLGAQDWRRPFLLLSVAGLVATVAYLLTYDIRRGQSEPELTDALAVGGDYDYRISRSDLPGILGRRTNRWLVLQGLTAQVAFGSLVWLPALFRERAEAQGYSSATATVVGSIFAVLFQLGGVLSIVGGLIGDAAQRRTPRGRAMVAAIGVLAAVPFYLVLFFVPIRIDVPDGAGAGAVAAAVLGSVLTEPTVGLSLLTALVALGLTSANSPNWFALIADVNPPEHRGTVYSLGNLVNGVGRAAGNGLIGVAASALRVAFPPPLNFAVGLAAFQLFFIPTGIMYWLAARSAPGDIRRVHELLTVRAEEVTPDDIGPARSARSPSDW from the coding sequence ATGACGATCGGTGGCCAGCGAGTCGCCCGAGGCGGGGGACCGGTCCACCGGTTCTACAGCGTCGCGGTCTTCGTGGTGCTCGCCTCGCTGGACAACGTGGCGATCGGACTGGTACCGCCGCTCTACGGCTCCATCGCGCCCGCACTCGACGTCGGCGTCGGCGCCGTCGGCGCGGTTACCGCGACCAGCTTCCTGGTCAGCGCGGTGGCCGCGGTCGGCTGGGCGTACGTCGGGGACCGCACCAACCGCAAGCCGCTGCTGATGGTCGGCACGCTGCTCTGGGCCGCCGGCACGGCGGGCAGCGCGCTCGCCCCCAGCTACCTGGCCTTCTTCGGCGCGCAACTGCTGGCCGCGATCGGCCTCGGCGCGGTGGGTTCGGTCGGCTTCTCCGTGGTCACCGATCTGGTCAGCCCGCGCCGCCGGGGCCTGGTGCTGAGCTTCTGGGGCCTCTCCCAGGGCGTCGGCACCCTGGCCGGCACCCTGGTCGGCGGCGTCCTCGGCGCGCAGGACTGGCGCCGCCCGTTCCTGCTGCTCAGCGTCGCCGGTCTGGTGGCGACCGTGGCATACCTGCTCACCTACGACATCCGGCGCGGCCAGAGCGAGCCGGAGCTGACCGACGCGCTCGCGGTCGGCGGCGACTACGACTACCGGATCAGCCGGAGCGACCTGCCCGGCATCCTGGGCCGCCGGACGAACCGCTGGCTGGTGTTGCAGGGGCTCACCGCGCAGGTGGCCTTCGGCTCGCTGGTCTGGCTGCCGGCGCTGTTCCGGGAGCGGGCCGAGGCCCAGGGGTACTCGTCGGCCACCGCGACCGTCGTGGGCAGCATCTTCGCCGTACTCTTCCAGCTCGGCGGGGTGCTCTCCATCGTCGGCGGGCTCATCGGCGACGCCGCGCAACGGCGTACCCCCCGGGGGCGGGCGATGGTCGCGGCGATCGGGGTGCTGGCGGCCGTACCCTTCTACCTGGTGCTCTTCTTCGTGCCGATCCGGATCGACGTGCCCGACGGCGCCGGTGCCGGCGCGGTGGCCGCGGCGGTCCTCGGCAGCGTCCTCACCGAGCCGACGGTCGGGCTCAGCCTGCTCACCGCCCTGGTCGCGCTCGGCCTCACCTCGGCCAACTCGCCGAACTGGTTCGCGCTGATCGCCGACGTCAACCCGCCGGAACACCGGGGTACGGTCTACAGCCTCGGCAACCTGGTCAACGGGGTGGGCCGGGCGGCCGGCAACGGGCTGATCGGGGTGGCCGCCTCGGCGCTGCGGGTGGCCTTCCCGCCGCCGCTGAACTTCGCGGTCGGGCTCGCCGCCTTCCAGCTCTTCTTCATCCCCACCGGGATCATGTACTGGCTCGCCGCGCGCAGCGCCCCCGGGGACATCCGCCGGGTGCACGAGCTGCTCACCGTACGGGCCGAGGAGGTCACCCCGGACGACATCGGGCCGGCCCGCTCGGCACGGTCGCCCTCCGACTGGTAG
- a CDS encoding glycoside hydrolase family 13 protein, which produces MYQIYPRSFADSDGDGIGDLPGITARLDHLVELGVDAVWLSPFYPSPQADAGYDVADYRGVDPLFGTLADFDRLIAETHARGLRLIVDLVPNHTSSAHPWFTAALAAEPGSPQRRRYVFRDGRGPGGNEPPNDWQSVFGGPAWTRVTEPDGSPGQWYLHLFDRGQPDLNWDLPEVRAEFHDILRYWLDRGVDGFRVDVAHGLVKQLDLADAHPPVEPVTGEGTEGPRPPMWDQDGVHAIYQEWRRVLDEYPGERILVAEAWVQPAERLARYVRPDEMHQAFNFEYLEAAWTAPVQYAVITRSLTASAAVGAPTTWVLSNHDVLRHASRLGLPVGTPRPRGIGVGDPQPDAVVGLRRARAATLLMLALPGSAYLYQGEELGLPEHTSLPDESRQDPTWQRSGHTERGRDGCRVPIPWEADAPSYGFGPGDASWLPQPPLWAEYALDRQRGVVGSTYELYRTSLRLRRELRLGSGTVYWLTSPDDVLHFRNGELRVLTNFGAAPVELPAGAELVHASGPLDVDGRVPTDVTVWIRVAEETVTDG; this is translated from the coding sequence ATCTACCAGATCTATCCGCGGTCGTTCGCCGACTCCGACGGCGACGGGATCGGCGACCTGCCCGGGATCACCGCCCGGCTGGACCACCTGGTCGAGTTGGGCGTGGACGCGGTGTGGCTGTCGCCGTTCTATCCGTCCCCGCAGGCCGACGCCGGCTACGACGTGGCCGACTACCGTGGGGTGGATCCGCTCTTCGGCACCCTGGCGGATTTCGACCGGCTGATCGCCGAGACCCACGCCCGTGGCCTGCGGCTCATCGTCGACCTGGTGCCCAACCACACCTCTTCGGCGCATCCGTGGTTCACCGCCGCGCTGGCGGCCGAGCCGGGCAGCCCGCAGCGGCGGCGCTACGTCTTCCGGGACGGTCGCGGCCCCGGCGGCAACGAACCACCGAACGACTGGCAGAGCGTCTTCGGCGGCCCGGCCTGGACCCGGGTGACCGAACCGGACGGCAGCCCCGGGCAGTGGTACCTGCACCTCTTCGACCGTGGCCAGCCCGACCTCAACTGGGACCTCCCGGAGGTGCGCGCCGAGTTCCACGACATCCTGCGGTACTGGCTGGACCGGGGCGTGGACGGGTTCCGGGTGGACGTGGCGCACGGGCTGGTCAAGCAGCTCGACCTGGCCGACGCGCACCCGCCGGTGGAGCCGGTCACCGGCGAGGGCACCGAGGGGCCCCGCCCGCCGATGTGGGACCAGGACGGCGTACACGCGATCTACCAGGAATGGCGCCGGGTGCTGGACGAGTACCCGGGCGAGCGGATCCTGGTGGCCGAGGCGTGGGTGCAGCCCGCCGAGCGGCTGGCCCGGTACGTCCGGCCGGACGAGATGCACCAGGCGTTCAACTTCGAATACCTGGAGGCGGCCTGGACCGCCCCGGTCCAGTACGCGGTGATCACCCGTTCGCTGACCGCCAGCGCGGCGGTCGGCGCCCCCACCACCTGGGTGCTCTCCAACCACGACGTGCTGCGGCACGCCAGCCGGCTCGGACTGCCGGTCGGCACGCCCCGGCCCCGGGGCATCGGCGTCGGCGACCCGCAGCCGGACGCCGTCGTCGGGCTGCGCCGCGCCCGGGCGGCCACCCTGCTGATGCTCGCGCTGCCCGGCTCCGCCTACCTCTACCAGGGTGAGGAGCTGGGACTGCCGGAGCACACCTCGCTGCCGGACGAGTCCCGGCAGGACCCGACCTGGCAGCGGAGCGGCCACACCGAGCGGGGCCGGGACGGCTGCCGGGTGCCGATCCCGTGGGAGGCGGACGCCCCGTCGTACGGCTTCGGGCCGGGGGACGCGAGCTGGTTGCCGCAGCCGCCGCTCTGGGCCGAGTACGCCCTGGACCGGCAGCGCGGGGTGGTCGGCTCGACGTACGAGCTGTACCGGACCAGCCTGCGGCTGCGCCGGGAACTCCGGCTCGGCTCCGGCACGGTGTACTGGCTGACCAGCCCGGACGACGTGCTCCACTTCCGCAACGGGGAGCTGCGGGTGTTGACCAACTTCGGTGCCGCACCGGTGGAGCTGCCGGCGGGTGCCGAGCTGGTGCACGCCAGCGGCCCGCTCGACGTCGACGGGCGGGTGCCGACCGACGTCACGGTCTGGATCCGGGTCGCGGAGGAGACCGTTACGGACGGGTGA